The Legionella lansingensis DNA window TGCTCCTGTGGAGGGTATATTTCATGTCATTAATGAGCATGAAACAATTACTGACTTACCACAGCCAGTTTTGCACCCTAATTCAATTGGGGCAGCTATCATGACTTGTTTATGCTTAAGGAAGAGCTTGCCAATCAACTTTTCGTCGATTAGAGAGGCTTTAGGACATCTTTTTTTGCCGGGAAGGTTGCAATTGATTAAAGGTGAAAAGAGTACATTGTTTGATGTTTCGCATAATCCTCAAGGGGTCAGTTATCTTGCAGCTCATATTAAACGTTTGTCTTGGCAAGGTTCTATCCATGTTGTATTCTCAGCGTTACGAGATAAAAATATTCCAGAGCTCATTGCGCCTTTAATTGACCATGTTCATCATTGGTACTTAGCACTTCTAACCAGTAAACGGGCTGCATCCAGGGAACAATTTAACACAGCCTTTCGTATTTATGATATAGTGCCTTTTTATTACGATAATCCTCGATTAGCTTATCAGGCAGCTTGCAATACAGCTAACGCAGGTGATTTAATCGTAGTTTATGGTTCATTTCTAACAGTAGGAGAGGTGCTACCTGCTGTGTATAATTCTACCAGAACTGGGGAGAGATAATGAAATTTACGATGGATGAACGGGTGAAACATCGCTTAATAGGTCTTGCTGTGATTCTGTCTATCGCTGCTATTTTTGCTCCTGCAATCATCAAAAAATCGAATCAACGAATTGGTGACAATGTCAGCGTATCCGTGAAGCTACCACCTAAACCAACTCCACCAAAAGTGGCTATACCAAACGAAAAGGCCATGTTTGAAACGGTTAAAGTTGCGCGTGTCGAAATCCCTGAGGTACCTGCATCATTAGAAGAGTCAACCCTTTCCAAGGCGCAATCCTTAAGTGAATTAAAGCAAATTAAAGAAGCCGTTGAGCCTATGGTGGCAAAAGCGAAAACAGAACCAGCTAAATTAATCAAACAAAAGCTCAAGCCCACCATTGTTGCTGCTGCAACCAAAAGTATCAGTAATCAACAGCAAAGGAAGGTAGACTCCAAGCCGGTTACCGCCATGACCAAGCCAGCAACCGTGGCGAAAAAAGCAATTGTACATAATACTAAAGGGCGTTATGCAGTGCAGTTAGCAACCTTTGCAAAACAGCAGAATGCTGATTCTTTATTATCTAAATTGAGAGCGAAGGGATACAATGCAACGTATTATAAGGTAAATACTCGACTAGGTCCTGTTTATAAAGTAATTGTTGGACAAGGTAATCAAAAAGAAGAAGCTAAATTACTACAGCAACAGTTAGCAAGTGTGATGCAAATTAAAGGCTTTATTGTGACGACTGGGGTCAGTTAAGTTATGCAATGGCATTGGATTGATTTACTGATCGTTGCTGTTATTGCTTTATCAGTTGTAACCGGTCTTATTCGTGGCTTTGTCAAAGAGCTTATTGCCTTGGCTGTTTGGATTCTGGCCATTTGGTTGGCCTTCACTTACTCTCAGAACTTAGATCCTTGGCTGCAAAAATATATTCAAGATAAAACAACACGAACAGTGACAGCTTTTATTATTATCTTAATTGCCATCTTAATTGCTGGTGGCATAGTCAATGCAATTCTTAGCTTTATCTTAAAACGCTCTGGACTAAGTGGCACAGATCGCATTCTGGGTATGGCATTCGGCTTTGTTCGTGGAGTATTCATCATTGCCTTAATTATGGTCGCCATCCAAATGACCTCCGTACCCTACAAGAAATATGCTGCTAATTCAAAACTTTATGCTCAATTTGAGCCGGTTGTTAATTGGCTCTATAGTCTCATGCCTGAATTTATCAAACAGATGAAAGTTTTTGATAAACAGGGAATACAATTACCGAAGACTAGTTCACAAGATTCTCCTGATAAGCGCACTGAGCAGCCGAAGGTAAAAACTCCCGTTAAAGAAGCACAACCAGATAAGGAGAGTTTTCTAACCCATCCTGATGATTTTGAATTCTCCAATGCTTAACTATCAAGCAGTCTAAACTCTATTAGCTCTAATTAAACTCTGTAACACTACAATTGTGCAATTCATTTACTAATCGTTAATTATATCTATGCATATCCATGGCTCAATATGAATGTAAAAAAATCTGAATGATCATTATTGCTGTTGACCGCGGGATATTTATACTGAATAATCATTTTGCACTGAATTAAATTATTCAGAGTGCTAATTAACCTGACATGTATAAATTCCATTGAGAGGAGGCTAACATGCTTACAGTAGAAAATATTAAGCAGCTGATCAATCGTTGTCGGCTGATCAGTATTCTTGGTCTAAATGGAATAAGCGTTAATATTCCTGAACTTAAAATCGATATATTAAAGCCCCCACATGATTTTGTAGGTGTTGGTGGGAATCCTGCAATATTCATTAATCAATATACTTACAGGCTCTTAGGCAAAAAGCATAAAAACTGGGTGGTTAATGAAACTATAGCCATGAAAGCCATTTTGTTGAATAAACCCGCCATAGAGGTCATTGGAGCCATTGTTCACGAGGTAGGACACGCGTTTAACGTCGCGGCTAAAATACCCAATACAGAGGCAAATGCTTACATATTTGAGATTGAAGTGATGTGCAAGCTGTTTGAAACTAAGTATCATTTGCTTGGTAAATGTACTAGCGCTGATGCTGAAGCTTATTTTAAATCGCGATTGTCTTACTATAAGATGGAAATTAACGACACTACACTTGCTAAGTTAGTGGCAGGGCTTAAATGTGAGTTTGATCTTGAGCCAGCTCCTCCATTGCAAAAGCAAAATCCCAACCATCTCCCTAATCTGTTTTTCCCTGAGAAATTTAGTTTTTTTGCACGGAAGCATTGGAAAGCAGAGTGTGAGCTAATTAGGTTAAAGATGGACTCTCATTTACCACGGATTGTCGTTAACTAATTATTGATATAAATTTGATTTTCTTTGATATATTGTAGGACGGGTTTAGGAATATAAGATTTTAGATTTTGTCTTTCAGCCAGTCCTTTCCTAAGCTTCGTTGATGATATATCAAAACTGCCGGCATCGCAGGAATAAATGAAGCCGTGGCTGTTGTTGAGGATTGCTTTTTCATCATGGGTTTCGTGGATTTTTAGCAGTTCCTCAAGAACTGTAGGAAGTCTAACATTCTCAATGCCTGCACGCTTAATGATCAGTATATTTGCAAGAGTGAGTATCCGTCTCCAATCATGCCAGTTCGGGAGTTGTATGAAAGTATCCATTCCCATTAAGAGCGTTATTGATATATCTGTCCCTAATCGACGGCGGAAGTCTGCTAATGTAATCACCATATATGAAGGGCTGTCACGCTCAATTTCAGACAAATCAATTGCGAAATGCTCAGGCAGACTTGTCAAAGCAAGTTTTAACATCTCTACTCTTTGTGCAGGCGTGGCAGTAGCTTTTTGCTTAAGGACAGGATCTTTGCAGGGTAAGAAAATAAACTGATCAAAATGGAATCGTCTTTGAAGATTAGCAGCAGTTTTTAGATGCCCATTGTGAACCGGATCAAACGTTCCACCGTAAATGATTATGCTATGCAAGATTCCCTACCTCTATACCCAAACAAAATGAAAGTGCCATTTGCTCTAAAGCGGGCCAAATTTGTCCATTGGCATTTGATTTTATGCGTTCATCAATTTTCTTGGAGAACTGTAATAATCGCACCAAGTGATTTTTCTGCACACGTTTTAAGGCTGATTGATATAATTTACTGCGATGAGCCCAAATTTTTAATTGGCTACAGGCTGTAGCAAATGATACAGATTGCTGAGTTAATTCGATAAGCTGGATTAAATTACGAAGGTCTTGTGCTAATAGCCATAAAACAAGAGTAGCCTCTGTACCACTATTGTATGCATGGCGAAGATGTAGAACAACTTTATCTGCGTCTGGCAGTAAACAGGCGTCGCTTAATTCAAATAATTGATAGTCACATTGGTTAGTAAGTTGGCTTTCTACAACAGCTGTAGTTAACATAGAACCATCATCAATTAATTGAATTTTCTCCAAAGCTTGTGCACAAGCAAGCATATTGCCTTGGGTGTATTGTTGAATTAATGCTGGAATCGCAGATTCAAATGTTATCTTTTTTTTTTGCAGCTGATCTCTTATCCAGTGTTGTGTAGCCACGTTGTCTAATGGGAAAATTTGAACAATATGAATTTGCTCGTGGTGTGTGAAACCAGTTAATTGCTTCGCAGGTAGGTTGGGTGCACGGATAATAATCAAACAACAAGGATTACTATTGGCGATGTAATGATTGAGAAAATGTTTGCCTGCGTTATCTAAGGTTTGTTTTTCATAACGGATATCAATTAGCGAGCTTTCTGCAAACAAGTTATAACTATAGGCCTTTTCTTCCACCTGAGCCCAATCGGCTGTTTGATTAATGTGTAAAATTGTTTCATGTGGTTCAGTATGTTGTGTTAGCCAGGCATGTTTAATATTTTTTGCAGTCTCTGATAACAGAAAATAATCCTGGCCTGTCAAAATATATATGGCTGGTAGTGCATGCCGAGCCAGGTAAGAAGCCAAAGTTTGTTGTTTAATGAGCATATTTAGTATCAGGTTCGTTGTTCGGACCGTAATTCTTAGCTTGGCTTATACGGTTAATGATTTGCGTAGCTGCTTCCACACGCATTTCATTTTTTAATAACGTTTCTTCAGCATCAGAACCTAAGATTCTGTCATTATTGATGGTAAGTTGTCGAGTAACAAAAACGTGACTGGATGGAATGATAGGACCACCTTTTGCCTTGATCAGGCTAAATTGGACATCATAAGTGAGTAAATACTGTCGAGGGGTTGTGCTGGCACTGACATTGGTCACTTCTTGCCTGTAGTTGTCTTTTTCAATGATGAGCAAGTAATTTGCCTGAGTAGGATCGTCAGTTATAGCGATCTTATAAGCCTCCAACTGATCCTTTAATAAATTGTCCAGATCACGATGTGCATTCTGAATAACAATGGCAACATGATTAAGCCATGGAGGGATGTCAGTCATCCCGCGTAGATGAAAACCGCAACTGGCTAATAAACCAAGGATTAAGCAAATAACTAGTCGACGCATCAACTAATAACCAAATTAATTAGTTGGCGGTGAGCAACAACAACCGCCTTCTTGATTGTCTTGCCTCCAAGAAAACTCTTTGCATGTTTCTTGGCCATCTCGATTAGTTCATTCTCATCTGTATCGCTATGAGCGGTAAATTGTGCTCTTAATTTACCATTCACTTGTACAACAAAATCAAGCTCATCTGTTTTCAGTGCGCTTTTATCAACTTTTGGCCAGGGCGCATCAATGATAGCTCTCTCAAATCCTAGTTGGTGCCACAGATGATGACAGATATGTGGTGTGATGGGTGCCAGTAAACGAAGAAGAATACTCATCCCAGAGTGTAAGAAATATTTATCTTCCTCAGACTCAACCGTATAAGAAGAAAGCTCATTGAAGAGTTTCATGCAGCCAGACACTACGGTATTAAATTGGTGCCGTTCATAGTCATGACTTGCTTGCACCAAGATTTGATGAACATTTAAGCGGGATTTTTTTAGACGTGCACTTGTGTGTTGCCAATCAATATTTCCATTCCCGCATAAAATGGCATCATTTATTTCAATAAATAATTGTTGATGCTGATAGGCAAAAGCCCAAACACGTTTAAGGAATCGATGTGCGCCTTCGACAGCAGCATCAGACCATTCCAATGATTGATCAGGTGGCGCTGCAAACATAACAAATAATCTTGCAGTATCAGCACCGTAGGTATCCATTAGATGGTTAGGATCAACAACATTGCCCAACGATTTAGACATTTTATGGCCATCTTTCAACACCATGCCTTGTGTTAATAAGGCTTTAAAAGGTTCATCTGAATTGACTAGCCCTTCATCGCGCATGAGTTTGTGGAAAAAGCGT harbors:
- a CDS encoding SPOR domain-containing protein; the encoded protein is MKFTMDERVKHRLIGLAVILSIAAIFAPAIIKKSNQRIGDNVSVSVKLPPKPTPPKVAIPNEKAMFETVKVARVEIPEVPASLEESTLSKAQSLSELKQIKEAVEPMVAKAKTEPAKLIKQKLKPTIVAAATKSISNQQQRKVDSKPVTAMTKPATVAKKAIVHNTKGRYAVQLATFAKQQNADSLLSKLRAKGYNATYYKVNTRLGPVYKVIVGQGNQKEEAKLLQQQLASVMQIKGFIVTTGVS
- a CDS encoding CvpA family protein — translated: MQWHWIDLLIVAVIALSVVTGLIRGFVKELIALAVWILAIWLAFTYSQNLDPWLQKYIQDKTTRTVTAFIIILIAILIAGGIVNAILSFILKRSGLSGTDRILGMAFGFVRGVFIIALIMVAIQMTSVPYKKYAANSKLYAQFEPVVNWLYSLMPEFIKQMKVFDKQGIQLPKTSSQDSPDKRTEQPKVKTPVKEAQPDKESFLTHPDDFEFSNA
- the nadD gene encoding nicotinate-nucleotide adenylyltransferase, which encodes MHSIIIYGGTFDPVHNGHLKTAANLQRRFHFDQFIFLPCKDPVLKQKATATPAQRVEMLKLALTSLPEHFAIDLSEIERDSPSYMVITLADFRRRLGTDISITLLMGMDTFIQLPNWHDWRRILTLANILIIKRAGIENVRLPTVLEELLKIHETHDEKAILNNSHGFIYSCDAGSFDISSTKLRKGLAERQNLKSYIPKPVLQYIKENQIYINN
- the holA gene encoding DNA polymerase III subunit delta translates to MLIKQQTLASYLARHALPAIYILTGQDYFLLSETAKNIKHAWLTQHTEPHETILHINQTADWAQVEEKAYSYNLFAESSLIDIRYEKQTLDNAGKHFLNHYIANSNPCCLIIIRAPNLPAKQLTGFTHHEQIHIVQIFPLDNVATQHWIRDQLQKKKITFESAIPALIQQYTQGNMLACAQALEKIQLIDDGSMLTTAVVESQLTNQCDYQLFELSDACLLPDADKVVLHLRHAYNSGTEATLVLWLLAQDLRNLIQLIELTQQSVSFATACSQLKIWAHRSKLYQSALKRVQKNHLVRLLQFSKKIDERIKSNANGQIWPALEQMALSFCLGIEVGNLA
- a CDS encoding LPS-assembly lipoprotein LptE, with product MRRLVICLILGLLASCGFHLRGMTDIPPWLNHVAIVIQNAHRDLDNLLKDQLEAYKIAITDDPTQANYLLIIEKDNYRQEVTNVSASTTPRQYLLTYDVQFSLIKAKGGPIIPSSHVFVTRQLTINNDRILGSDAEETLLKNEMRVEAATQIINRISQAKNYGPNNEPDTKYAH